One window from the genome of Rariglobus hedericola encodes:
- a CDS encoding HDOD domain-containing protein, producing MKASPTALLEKVPAHLIAQALHHPPSAPKVLPLLKRHLMDIDTSIHQIAELIRWDPGISARVLQAANSVVFSRGERCNSVELAVNRIGFEHIYEMVANAVAEQVLVRPLLAYGIEADDFWRRSVACGLAAERLAEVCDEDRNVAYTLGLLGNVGMVAIDHWVQTHQPTLGLFGRGFPRECSESERMLLGCTQAEVGAHVLRGWEFPPEMSEPLRWQYAPLEGLAYRKLGSLLHAAKWLSAHVCAEPGVRVPLPEDRLLAPLKMKATALAGHAFVVSSRLEDVQRRLDGDAPLEAA from the coding sequence ATGAAAGCGTCGCCTACAGCTCTCCTTGAAAAAGTCCCGGCCCATCTCATTGCGCAGGCGCTGCATCATCCCCCTTCGGCGCCCAAAGTGCTGCCTTTGTTGAAGCGCCATTTGATGGATATCGACACTTCGATCCACCAGATTGCCGAGCTGATCCGGTGGGATCCGGGAATCTCGGCGCGCGTGTTGCAGGCGGCCAACAGTGTGGTGTTCTCACGTGGCGAACGCTGTAATTCCGTGGAGCTAGCCGTGAACCGCATCGGGTTTGAACACATTTACGAAATGGTGGCCAATGCGGTGGCCGAGCAGGTGCTGGTGCGACCGCTGCTGGCGTATGGAATCGAGGCGGATGATTTTTGGCGACGCTCGGTGGCGTGCGGACTGGCTGCGGAGCGACTGGCCGAGGTGTGCGATGAGGATCGCAACGTGGCCTACACGCTTGGGTTGCTGGGCAACGTGGGCATGGTCGCGATCGACCACTGGGTGCAAACGCATCAGCCAACCCTTGGACTTTTTGGACGGGGATTTCCACGTGAGTGTAGTGAGAGTGAACGTATGCTACTGGGCTGCACGCAGGCGGAAGTTGGTGCGCACGTTCTGCGCGGATGGGAGTTTCCTCCGGAGATGAGCGAGCCGTTGCGGTGGCAATATGCCCCGCTGGAAGGACTGGCCTATCGAAAGCTGGGCAGTCTGCTGCATGCCGCGAAATGGCTTTCCGCCCACGTATGCGCGGAGCCGGGCGTGCGCGTGCCGTTGCCGGAGGATCGCTTGCTGGCGCCGCTCAAGATGAAGGCGACGGCGCTCGCGGGGCACGCATTTGTCGTGAGTTCGCGATTGGAGGACGTGCAGCGACGCCTTGATGGAGATGCACCGCTTGAGGCGGCTTGA